Proteins from a genomic interval of Nostoc sp. TCL240-02:
- the def gene encoding peptide deformylase, whose translation MPSEIAVEKKKLKNPPLELHYLGDRVLRQAAKRVSKVDDELRRMVREMLQTMYSKDGIGLAAPQVGIHKQLIVIDLEPENAANLPLVLINPTIKQVSRDISVAEEGCLSIPNVYLDVKRPEVVEIAYKDEYGRPRTLKANDLLGRCIQHEMDHLNGVVFVDRVENSLTLAQELSKNGFSYQAVKPIA comes from the coding sequence ATGCCTTCTGAAATTGCTGTAGAGAAAAAAAAGTTAAAAAATCCACCTTTGGAGCTTCATTATTTAGGCGATCGCGTGCTGCGTCAAGCTGCAAAGCGGGTTTCTAAAGTAGATGACGAACTTCGCCGGATGGTGCGGGAAATGCTGCAAACTATGTACAGCAAAGATGGCATTGGTTTGGCTGCCCCCCAAGTGGGAATTCACAAACAACTAATTGTCATCGACCTGGAACCAGAGAACGCAGCTAATCTGCCTTTGGTATTAATTAACCCCACCATTAAACAAGTCAGCCGCGACATCTCTGTTGCCGAAGAAGGATGCTTGAGCATTCCCAACGTATATCTTGACGTAAAGCGTCCTGAAGTCGTGGAGATAGCCTATAAAGACGAATATGGTCGTCCTCGGACATTAAAGGCTAACGACCTTTTAGGACGCTGCATTCAGCACGAGATGGATCACCTCAACGGTGTGGTATTTGTAGACCGTGTAGAAAACTCCTTGACTTTAGCTCAGGAGCTATCTAAAAATGGCTTCTCGTATCAAGCGGTGAAACCAATAGCATAG
- a CDS encoding ABC transporter permease translates to MFKSFTKLDYLLKETFLGLLRGGWMNWAAVSTVTVLLFLFGLSLQTSWQVEKLLYQFGSQLEVSVYLEPDARAENIEPLITKMPEVAAMQSITKEQAWTKLVKEMRISDIEGATQQLGENPLVDEMKVKARNSQVVPTLATQLAKLPGVETVEYIDEAVKRIAQLHRGLNWITLTITIILTLTAIAVTTTTIRLIVMARRQEIEIMQLVGATSAWIYLPFILQGIAFGLVGGAIAWSFISVIQQFLGKLLVNQPEFIQVITNGVQLTPAQILLLPLILLSFGAAVGLMGSLFAVRRFAKG, encoded by the coding sequence ATGTTTAAGTCTTTCACAAAACTTGACTACTTACTCAAAGAAACTTTCCTCGGTTTACTGCGGGGAGGTTGGATGAATTGGGCAGCTGTAAGTACTGTGACAGTGTTACTGTTTTTATTTGGTTTGAGTTTGCAAACCTCTTGGCAAGTCGAAAAACTACTCTATCAGTTCGGTAGTCAGCTAGAAGTATCAGTTTATCTCGAACCGGATGCACGGGCCGAAAATATTGAGCCACTGATCACCAAAATGCCAGAGGTTGCAGCGATGCAAAGCATTACCAAAGAGCAAGCTTGGACTAAGTTAGTTAAGGAAATGAGAATTTCTGATATTGAGGGTGCTACCCAGCAGTTAGGTGAGAATCCTTTAGTTGATGAGATGAAGGTGAAAGCGCGTAATTCTCAAGTTGTACCAACTTTAGCAACGCAACTGGCTAAGTTGCCGGGAGTTGAGACGGTGGAGTATATCGATGAAGCAGTTAAACGCATTGCCCAGTTGCACCGAGGGCTGAACTGGATTACTTTAACAATTACGATTATTCTGACCCTAACAGCGATCGCAGTGACTACAACCACAATTCGGCTGATTGTCATGGCGCGACGACAAGAAATTGAAATTATGCAGCTGGTGGGAGCAACCTCTGCATGGATTTACCTGCCATTTATTTTACAAGGAATTGCTTTCGGTTTAGTTGGTGGTGCGATCGCTTGGAGTTTCATTTCTGTGATTCAGCAGTTTCTCGGTAAATTGCTAGTCAATCAACCTGAATTTATCCAAGTTATCACCAATGGTGTGCAACTCACTCCAGCCCAAATTTTACTATTACCCTTAATTCTCTTGAGTTTCGGTGCAGCTGTAGGATTAATGGGAAGCTTATTTGCTGTCCGACGTTTTGCCAAAGGTTAG
- a CDS encoding DUF3598 family protein encodes MKSQWECFLQNLGVWEGSFTNFSPQGMLLKDTSSRLSLEGLNNNQTVRLTLSRSGKNDVIREFMSVGGGLLFFENGSFSEGLIQLGPFSEFGGELAFVHENRRLRLVQLFDKNGHLNGLTLIREHLAGTPAAERPPLQINDLLGEWRGQAVTIYRDLRSPDIYSTTLKIQFDDAGRLIQSTSFGDVSRQAASLREATPTRLRTITSTATVKGSIILFDQDPEKQVQVLLLPDGASATSPLKVQLRQPLFLEAGWLIQPNLRQRMIRSYNDKGEWVSLTLVTEEKL; translated from the coding sequence ATGAAATCACAATGGGAATGTTTTCTACAAAATCTCGGTGTATGGGAAGGTTCATTTACCAATTTTTCTCCCCAAGGTATGCTTCTGAAAGATACTTCTAGCCGTCTTTCCCTAGAAGGTTTGAATAATAACCAGACAGTGCGCTTAACTCTGAGTCGTTCGGGAAAGAATGATGTAATCAGAGAATTTATGTCTGTCGGAGGGGGTCTGCTATTTTTTGAAAATGGTTCATTTTCTGAAGGTTTAATTCAGCTAGGGCCATTTTCCGAATTTGGTGGAGAACTCGCTTTTGTTCATGAAAATCGCCGCTTACGTTTGGTGCAACTGTTTGATAAAAATGGTCATCTAAATGGACTAACTCTGATTCGAGAACATTTAGCCGGAACCCCAGCAGCAGAACGTCCCCCTTTGCAGATAAATGATTTGTTGGGAGAATGGCGAGGACAAGCAGTGACAATCTATCGAGATTTGCGATCGCCCGATATTTACTCTACAACTTTGAAAATACAATTTGATGATGCTGGGCGATTAATTCAAAGTACTTCTTTTGGCGATGTCTCACGACAAGCCGCTTCTCTACGAGAGGCTACGCCAACGCGTCTACGCACAATTACCTCAACTGCTACTGTTAAAGGTTCCATCATTCTCTTTGACCAAGATCCCGAAAAGCAGGTACAAGTATTATTGTTACCTGATGGCGCTTCTGCAACTTCTCCTCTAAAGGTGCAATTACGTCAACCCTTATTTCTGGAAGCGGGTTGGTTAATCCAGCCAAATCTGCGCCAGAGGATGATTCGCAGCTATAACGACAAAGGCGAATGGGTTAGTTTGACATTAGTTACTGAAGAAAAATTGTAA
- a CDS encoding Uma2 family endonuclease → MVQTPAKPLTLSEFLDLPETEPASEYIDGRIIQKPMPQGEHSAIQTELAPAINLIVKPKQIARAFCELRCTFGVGVARRGHRSIVPDISVFMFDRIPRKDNGGVANVFSIAPNWTIEILSPDQSQTKVTKNILHCLKYGTQMGWLIDPKEQSVFVYLPDQPTTFYEELGTQLPVPEFAKDFSLTVAGLFS, encoded by the coding sequence ATGGTACAAACCCCTGCTAAACCCCTGACTTTAAGTGAATTTCTGGATCTGCCAGAAACAGAACCTGCCAGTGAATACATTGATGGGCGTATCATTCAAAAACCGATGCCGCAAGGAGAACACAGCGCAATTCAGACCGAGTTAGCACCTGCAATTAACTTGATCGTAAAACCCAAACAAATTGCACGGGCTTTCTGTGAGCTTCGCTGTACATTTGGCGTAGGCGTAGCCCGCCGTGGGCATCGCTCAATTGTGCCTGACATTTCTGTGTTTATGTTCGACAGAATTCCCCGTAAAGATAATGGTGGGGTTGCTAACGTCTTCTCAATTGCCCCAAATTGGACTATTGAAATTCTATCTCCCGATCAAAGTCAAACTAAAGTTACTAAAAATATTCTGCATTGCCTCAAGTATGGAACTCAGATGGGATGGCTGATTGATCCTAAAGAACAATCCGTGTTTGTCTATTTGCCAGATCAACCAACAACTTTTTACGAAGAACTAGGAACACAGTTACCAGTGCCAGAATTTGCTAAAGATTTCAGCCTGACAGTAGCAGGTTTATTTAGCTAG
- a CDS encoding DUF5615 family PIN-like protein, with product MTIWVDAHLSPAIATWITITFGITALALRDVGLRDAEDPEIFEAARAREVIFMTKDSDFADLVDRFGSPPQVIWLTCGNTSNARLKEILNSTLPEALELLRSGEALVEIRRD from the coding sequence ATGACAATCTGGGTAGATGCACATCTGTCACCTGCAATTGCAACTTGGATCACCATCACATTCGGCATAACGGCATTAGCTTTGCGTGATGTTGGGCTGAGAGATGCCGAAGATCCTGAGATTTTTGAGGCAGCGAGGGCTAGAGAAGTTATTTTTATGACCAAAGACAGTGACTTTGCTGACTTGGTTGATCGTTTTGGAAGTCCACCACAAGTTATCTGGTTGACGTGTGGTAATACGTCAAATGCACGATTGAAAGAGATTCTGAATTCAACATTGCCAGAAGCATTAGAGCTTTTGCGATCTGGTGAAGCGTTAGTCGAAATCAGAAGGGATTAA
- a CDS encoding DUF433 domain-containing protein: MSDLLGRITVNPKQCGGRPCIRGMRIRVSDVLDLFAAGLSAEQILEEMPDLEADDLKAALVYASRKLNHPVLVA, from the coding sequence ATGTCAGACTTACTTGGAAGAATTACAGTTAATCCTAAACAATGTGGTGGTCGTCCCTGTATCAGAGGCATGAGAATTCGGGTATCAGACGTACTCGACTTGTTTGCGGCAGGACTGAGTGCCGAACAAATCCTAGAAGAAATGCCCGATCTGGAAGCGGATGATCTTAAAGCAGCACTTGTGTACGCTTCACGTAAGCTCAATCATCCCGTTTTGGTTGCATGA
- a CDS encoding toll/interleukin-1 receptor domain-containing protein, with the protein MKIFLAHASEDKALVRDIHSRLLSHGFQPWLDELDILPGQTWRTAIPRAIRESDIFIACLSQRSVQKEGYVQREFRLALETYAEKPPETIYLIPLKFDNCEIPDIQLPNLGISLRDFQWLDFWKVDGFDRLVKSIEIEARKKNTYFEIESVVLDAETPQVSGIKSVMYDTETPSLSALELRTETVECKDKYPQTSVSESPEDVLTSEQKARRKFLKQAGFGGIGLVAIAVSYPAIFKPVYIPPETKNPVPRSPEPKDPVPVASDHLVATVVGLHVGIGAAAAACAATGVGLVLAPACGVVGGFMGAAAGFLSGW; encoded by the coding sequence ATGAAAATTTTTCTTGCCCATGCTTCTGAAGATAAAGCTCTAGTCCGAGATATACACTCACGACTTCTGTCTCACGGCTTTCAACCTTGGCTGGATGAGCTAGATATTTTGCCGGGACAAACTTGGCGTACTGCAATTCCAAGGGCTATCCGAGAGAGTGATATTTTTATCGCCTGTCTATCACAACGATCTGTTCAAAAGGAAGGGTACGTCCAGAGAGAATTTCGTTTAGCTTTAGAGACTTATGCCGAGAAGCCTCCTGAAACAATCTATTTGATTCCATTAAAGTTTGATAATTGTGAGATACCAGATATTCAGCTTCCTAATCTCGGTATTAGTCTGCGTGATTTTCAGTGGCTAGATTTTTGGAAGGTTGATGGCTTTGATCGGCTTGTCAAATCTATTGAGATAGAAGCACGAAAAAAGAACACTTATTTTGAGATTGAATCAGTTGTACTTGATGCAGAAACTCCTCAAGTGTCTGGCATTAAATCAGTTATGTATGATACGGAAACTCCCTCACTATCTGCTCTGGAACTTAGGACTGAAACAGTTGAATGTAAGGATAAATATCCTCAAACATCTGTCTCTGAATCACCTGAAGATGTCTTGACATCTGAGCAAAAAGCACGACGAAAATTTCTTAAACAGGCTGGATTTGGAGGAATTGGCTTGGTGGCAATTGCCGTGAGCTATCCAGCTATCTTCAAACCCGTTTATATTCCCCCAGAAACAAAAAATCCTGTTCCACGTTCTCCTGAGCCAAAAGATCCTGTTCCAGTTGCATCTGATCATCTTGTAGCAACAGTTGTTGGTTTGCATGTTGGCATTGGGGCAGCGGCTGCGGCATGTGCTGCAACAGGTGTTGGACTTGTCTTAGCACCTGCTTGCGGTGTTGTAGGTGGTTTTATGGGCGCTGCTGCCGGGTTTCTTTCCGGTTGGTGA
- the aat gene encoding leucyl/phenylalanyl-tRNA--protein transferase has product MQYDIAAIVEGYAQGYFLMADERDRLSWYGSRDRTFIPLDERFRYPKSLQRVLNQERFTVAINRDFQAVVAGCADRETTWISPELEKIYWLLYQSGYAYSFETWQGDELAGGILGIVIGGAFIGESMFYRIPEGSKVAMVKLVERLRQRKFVFFDAQMMNPHLERFGAYRVEDEEYQILLKQALKCRCNLV; this is encoded by the coding sequence ATGCAATATGATATCGCCGCTATTGTTGAGGGCTATGCACAAGGCTATTTTCTCATGGCTGATGAGCGCGATCGCCTGAGTTGGTACGGAAGTCGCGATCGGACTTTTATTCCTTTGGATGAGCGGTTTCGCTACCCCAAGTCTTTGCAGCGCGTTTTGAATCAAGAACGGTTTACTGTGGCGATTAATCGAGACTTTCAGGCTGTGGTGGCTGGCTGTGCTGACAGAGAGACAACTTGGATTTCACCGGAATTGGAAAAGATTTACTGGCTACTTTACCAGAGTGGTTATGCTTATAGTTTTGAAACTTGGCAAGGTGACGAATTAGCTGGGGGCATTTTAGGAATTGTTATTGGCGGCGCTTTCATTGGCGAGTCGATGTTTTACCGCATTCCCGAAGGTTCAAAGGTAGCGATGGTCAAGTTGGTAGAAAGATTGCGTCAGAGGAAATTTGTATTTTTTGATGCCCAAATGATGAATCCTCATTTGGAGAGATTTGGTGCTTATCGGGTTGAGGATGAAGAATATCAAATTTTACTTAAGCAAGCGTTGAAATGTCGCTGTAACTTAGTATGA
- the rpsN gene encoding 30S ribosomal protein S14 has translation MAKKSMIEREKKRTRLIEKYADKREALLEEFRSAASPLDKLEIHRKIQQLPRNSAPTRHRNRCWLTGRSRGVYRDFGLSRNVLREWAHEGLLPGVVKSSW, from the coding sequence ATGGCTAAAAAGAGCATGATTGAGCGCGAGAAAAAGCGCACTAGGCTGATAGAAAAGTATGCTGACAAGCGAGAAGCTCTCTTAGAAGAGTTCAGAAGTGCAGCATCTCCTTTGGATAAGTTGGAAATCCACCGCAAGATTCAACAGCTACCCCGGAATAGTGCGCCCACCCGCCACCGTAACCGTTGCTGGTTAACAGGTCGTTCTAGAGGTGTTTACCGCGATTTTGGGTTGTCTCGGAACGTGCTACGAGAATGGGCACATGAAGGTCTATTGCCTGGAGTTGTTAAGTCTAGCTGGTAG
- the nth gene encoding endonuclease III yields MGAKIIPVSTTRKSLSKKKRSLEILTRLKRLYPDATCSLNYSTPVQLLVATILSAQCTDERVNKVTPALFDRFPDAASLAIADLVELEGLVRSTGFYRNKAKNIQAACRMIVSEFNSVVPNQMEQLLKLPGVARKTANVVLAHAYGINAGVTVDTHVKRLTHRLGLTEHTDPVRIEKDLMGLLPQPDWENWSIGLIYHGRAICKARSPVCVACELADLCPVANKPVVVG; encoded by the coding sequence GTGGGTGCAAAAATTATTCCAGTGAGTACTACGCGCAAATCGTTATCTAAAAAGAAGCGATCGCTAGAGATTTTAACTCGTTTGAAGCGTCTTTATCCAGATGCTACTTGCTCTTTGAACTACTCAACGCCAGTACAATTGCTAGTGGCAACGATTCTGTCGGCTCAATGTACTGATGAGCGGGTGAATAAAGTGACACCAGCTTTATTCGATCGGTTTCCTGATGCTGCGAGTTTAGCGATCGCTGACTTGGTAGAATTAGAAGGCTTGGTGCGTTCTACAGGGTTTTATCGCAATAAAGCTAAAAACATTCAAGCCGCCTGTCGGATGATTGTCAGTGAGTTTAACTCTGTTGTCCCCAACCAAATGGAACAGTTGTTAAAGCTTCCTGGGGTAGCGCGGAAGACAGCGAATGTAGTTTTGGCTCATGCTTATGGTATTAATGCTGGCGTGACAGTAGATACTCACGTCAAGCGCCTCACTCACCGTTTGGGTTTAACTGAACATACAGACCCCGTTCGGATTGAGAAAGATTTAATGGGTTTATTGCCGCAACCTGATTGGGAAAATTGGTCAATTGGGTTGATTTATCACGGTCGTGCTATTTGTAAAGCCCGCTCTCCCGTTTGTGTTGCTTGTGAGCTTGCTGATTTATGTCCTGTAGCCAATAAGCCAGTAGTTGTAGGGTAA
- the rseP gene encoding RIP metalloprotease RseP, translated as MSVLAAIAVLAVLILVHELGHFVAARSQGILVNRFSLGFGPVLLKYQGSQTEYAVRAFPLGGFVGFPDDDPDSDIPPNDPNLLRNRPVLDRAIVISAGVIANLIFAYLVLALQLGIVGIPKELNYQAGVVVQPVNQESVAYQAGIREGDIILAVNGQELPASDKSTPLLTKEIQTHPNQQIELKIQRENQQQSIKLTPKLGADGKGVVGVALSPNATAVYRRPNSPFEIFGLAANRFQQLFVGTLSGFGQLITNFQQTAGQVSGPVNIVKIGAKLAEDNTVNLLSFAAIISINLAIINILPLPALDGGQLAFLLIEGLRGKPVPARIQEGVMQTGLVLLLGLGIFLIVKETTQLTSQLEWVQKLFQ; from the coding sequence ATGTCAGTTTTAGCAGCGATCGCAGTCTTGGCTGTTTTAATCTTGGTACACGAGTTGGGACATTTTGTTGCAGCACGTTCTCAAGGCATTCTCGTTAACCGTTTTTCTTTGGGTTTTGGCCCAGTTCTTTTGAAGTACCAAGGTTCACAAACCGAATATGCTGTCCGCGCTTTTCCCTTGGGTGGCTTTGTGGGCTTTCCCGATGATGACCCCGATAGCGATATTCCACCCAATGACCCAAATCTGCTGCGTAACCGTCCAGTTTTAGACCGGGCGATTGTCATCAGTGCCGGTGTGATTGCAAATTTAATATTTGCCTACTTGGTTTTGGCTTTGCAATTGGGTATCGTCGGCATTCCCAAAGAATTGAACTATCAAGCTGGTGTCGTTGTCCAGCCTGTTAATCAAGAATCTGTTGCCTATCAAGCAGGTATTCGGGAAGGAGATATTATTCTGGCTGTTAACGGTCAGGAACTCCCGGCTTCTGATAAGTCAACTCCTTTGCTGACCAAAGAAATTCAAACTCATCCCAATCAGCAAATCGAACTGAAAATCCAGCGTGAAAATCAGCAACAATCCATAAAATTAACACCAAAACTGGGAGCCGATGGCAAAGGTGTCGTTGGGGTGGCACTTAGTCCAAATGCGACAGCAGTTTATCGCCGTCCTAATAGTCCTTTTGAAATTTTTGGTCTTGCTGCTAATAGATTCCAACAGTTATTTGTTGGTACACTAAGCGGTTTTGGTCAGTTAATTACTAACTTTCAACAAACTGCTGGGCAAGTTTCTGGGCCAGTTAATATTGTCAAAATTGGTGCAAAATTAGCTGAAGACAATACTGTAAATTTGTTGTCTTTTGCGGCAATTATCAGCATCAACTTGGCTATTATCAATATTTTGCCTTTACCCGCCTTGGATGGTGGACAACTAGCTTTTCTGCTGATTGAAGGTTTGCGCGGTAAGCCTGTTCCGGCTCGGATTCAAGAAGGTGTAATGCAAACTGGCTTGGTATTACTCTTAGGCTTAGGAATTTTTCTAATCGTCAAAGAAACTACTCAATTAACTAGTCAATTGGAGTGGGTGCAAAAATTATTCCAGTGA
- the serS gene encoding serine--tRNA ligase, whose amino-acid sequence MLDIKQIRENPQLVQERLNSRSGKYDIEPILQLDRQQRELEGTRSQLQARSNEIGKIVGQKIKSGINSQDPEIKALRDEGNSVKATLSELEPQEKDLKAQIAQLVLALPNLPSDSTPLGKNEEDNVEVRRWGDEYIPQNPNILPHWEIGEKLGILNVERAVKVAQSRFVALVGAGAALERALIQFMVTLHTQAGYVEVSPPLLVNTESLTATGQLPKFAEESFKCADDDLWLIPTAEVPVTNLYRGEILAAEDLPIYHCAFTPCFRREAGSYGRDMRGLIRLHQFNKVEMVKFVEPSTSFDELEKLVANAEAILQALQLPYRVVNLSTGDLGFASTKTYDLEVWLPSSGKYREISSCSNTIDFQARRADIRFKEAGKKGTQFVHTLNGSGLAVGRTMAAILENYQQPDGTVSIPEALQPYLGREVL is encoded by the coding sequence GTGCTGGATATTAAGCAAATACGGGAAAATCCGCAATTAGTTCAAGAACGATTGAATAGTCGTAGTGGTAAATACGACATTGAACCGATTCTACAGTTAGATCGGCAACAACGGGAACTAGAGGGGACACGCAGTCAACTCCAAGCTCGGAGCAACGAAATCGGTAAAATTGTCGGGCAGAAGATTAAATCTGGGATTAATTCTCAAGACCCAGAAATTAAAGCTTTGCGCGATGAAGGTAACTCTGTCAAAGCGACGTTGAGCGAACTGGAGCCCCAGGAAAAAGACCTCAAAGCTCAAATTGCTCAACTTGTGTTAGCACTTCCCAACTTACCAAGTGACTCTACACCCCTTGGGAAGAATGAGGAAGATAACGTAGAAGTGCGCCGTTGGGGTGATGAGTATATTCCCCAAAATCCAAATATTCTCCCTCATTGGGAAATTGGCGAAAAGCTAGGTATTCTCAATGTTGAACGGGCTGTAAAAGTTGCCCAAAGCCGCTTTGTGGCTTTGGTAGGCGCTGGTGCGGCATTGGAAAGGGCATTAATTCAATTTATGGTGACTCTCCATACTCAAGCTGGGTACGTGGAAGTTAGTCCGCCTCTGTTAGTGAATACCGAATCTTTGACAGCGACCGGTCAGTTACCCAAGTTTGCGGAAGAAAGCTTTAAATGCGCCGATGATGATTTATGGCTGATTCCAACGGCGGAAGTTCCAGTTACAAATCTCTACCGGGGTGAAATTCTCGCTGCTGAAGATTTGCCTATCTATCACTGCGCTTTTACTCCCTGTTTTCGCCGCGAAGCTGGTAGTTATGGACGCGATATGCGGGGGTTAATTCGCCTACATCAGTTCAACAAGGTGGAAATGGTGAAATTTGTTGAACCTAGCACGTCTTTTGATGAATTGGAGAAATTGGTGGCGAATGCAGAAGCGATTTTACAGGCGTTGCAGTTGCCTTATCGAGTCGTAAATTTAAGTACTGGAGATTTGGGATTTGCCTCTACCAAAACTTATGATTTAGAGGTTTGGTTGCCCTCTTCTGGCAAATACCGCGAAATTTCTAGCTGTTCCAATACTATAGATTTTCAGGCACGACGGGCTGATATTCGCTTCAAGGAGGCGGGGAAGAAAGGAACTCAGTTCGTACATACCCTGAATGGTTCGGGTTTGGCTGTGGGACGAACTATGGCAGCAATTTTAGAAAATTATCAACAACCAGATGGGACGGTGAGCATACCAGAAGCGCTGCAACCTTATTTGGGACGTGAAGTATTGTGA
- a CDS encoding DUF3611 family protein, translated as MSQTPDAPSSSLRAIAQTFRLTGWISFWIQLVLGVVSSIIVLLFAIFNQRTGSPSNNPGTGFGVFLAICGLVVLSGGIYLAYRYTRIGKQLESSNPSNRPRKSETVQVLRLGLWVNLGGTLVTLLGAQAIVGTLVARSISPQAITTQFFDPTRIISGLDMLVVQANTNTVSAHFAGLIASLWLLNRINRP; from the coding sequence ATGTCACAGACTCCCGATGCTCCATCATCTTCTCTGCGGGCAATTGCCCAAACCTTTCGCCTTACAGGTTGGATTAGTTTCTGGATTCAGCTAGTACTAGGCGTTGTTTCTAGCATAATTGTGTTGTTATTCGCCATCTTTAATCAAAGAACTGGCAGTCCTAGTAATAATCCTGGGACTGGCTTTGGCGTATTTTTAGCAATTTGTGGACTGGTTGTTTTAAGTGGAGGTATTTATTTAGCTTATCGTTACACGAGAATTGGCAAGCAATTGGAATCCTCCAATCCCAGCAACCGCCCTCGCAAAAGTGAGACTGTGCAAGTATTACGCTTAGGGCTGTGGGTAAATTTAGGCGGAACACTGGTGACTCTTTTAGGCGCGCAAGCGATCGTTGGTACACTGGTAGCAAGATCCATATCTCCTCAAGCTATAACTACACAATTTTTTGACCCTACCCGTATTATTAGCGGTCTAGATATGCTTGTCGTACAGGCAAATACCAACACTGTATCAGCACATTTTGCAGGGCTTATAGCCTCACTGTGGCTACTCAATCGGATTAACCGACCTTAG
- a CDS encoding PadR family transcriptional regulator, protein MKLEDIYQFFENPPPTYLCQEVAVCYILSVLLQGESYGTELIEQLETEYSTYRLSDTVLYSAIKFLEDQKAITGYWKKLEGRGRPRRMYQVSPEWQVQAQDLALQWLNYINKRTK, encoded by the coding sequence ATGAAACTTGAGGATATATATCAATTCTTTGAAAATCCTCCGCCAACTTACCTTTGTCAGGAAGTAGCAGTTTGTTACATACTGTCTGTTTTATTACAAGGTGAATCCTACGGAACCGAGTTGATTGAGCAATTAGAAACTGAATACTCAACCTATAGGCTTTCGGATACTGTGCTTTATAGTGCAATCAAATTTCTGGAAGACCAAAAGGCAATCACTGGATATTGGAAGAAACTGGAAGGACGAGGACGACCCAGGCGGATGTACCAAGTTTCTCCAGAATGGCAAGTTCAAGCGCAGGATTTAGCTTTGCAATGGCTTAACTACATCAATAAGAGGACAAAGTAA
- a CDS encoding cofactor assembly of complex C subunit B, giving the protein MDTAILPSTFLLTLLLSVGLFFFIRASTKDRIQTVQLVSEQDEAALMSQLKEYFRSRSYQVAEVDREQNKVTFEGNVRPSWFLAIFLTLLAATGIVCLSLVVYLLFPNLSPLVLVMVLLSPLSGLFYWKKSGRLEKVSLKVETTQTEQTSSSKITVVAHRDELSELQRTLQLKAGE; this is encoded by the coding sequence ATGGATACTGCTATTCTGCCATCTACGTTCCTGCTAACCTTGTTGTTATCGGTTGGGCTGTTTTTCTTTATTCGTGCATCGACTAAAGACCGCATACAAACAGTGCAACTGGTATCTGAGCAAGACGAAGCTGCTTTAATGTCTCAATTAAAAGAGTATTTTCGCTCCCGGTCTTACCAAGTGGCAGAGGTAGACCGAGAACAAAACAAAGTGACTTTTGAAGGGAATGTTCGCCCCAGTTGGTTTTTAGCTATATTTTTAACTCTGCTGGCAGCGACTGGGATTGTTTGTCTCTCACTGGTCGTATACCTGCTTTTTCCTAACCTCAGTCCCCTTGTTCTAGTTATGGTACTGCTGTCGCCTTTAAGTGGCCTGTTTTATTGGAAAAAATCTGGAAGACTTGAGAAGGTGTCACTCAAAGTAGAAACAACTCAGACCGAACAAACCTCCTCAAGTAAGATCACTGTAGTTGCCCATCGAGATGAACTCAGTGAGTTACAGAGAACTCTACAGCTTAAGGCTGGTGAATAA
- a CDS encoding DUF3155 domain-containing protein: protein MARRRKRKSRRRQEGRRILEHVPQYSIESGEEKPVTAARRFIQAEGILPPALLLVKRNEHTTDRYFWAEKGLFGAQYVEENHFLFPSLRVLEPSPGQEPLALASR from the coding sequence TTGGCAAGGAGACGCAAAAGGAAAAGTCGCCGTCGTCAAGAAGGACGGCGGATTTTGGAACACGTGCCTCAATATAGCATCGAAAGTGGCGAAGAAAAACCTGTGACAGCAGCGAGAAGATTCATTCAAGCTGAAGGGATTTTGCCACCTGCGTTGCTACTCGTAAAGCGAAATGAACACACAACAGATCGTTATTTCTGGGCAGAAAAGGGACTGTTTGGTGCTCAATACGTAGAAGAAAACCATTTCTTGTTTCCGAGCTTGAGGGTATTAGAACCCTCGCCGGGTCAAGAACCTCTTGCTTTAGCTAGCCGGTGA